The Candidatus Nitrosocosmicus franklandus genome contains a region encoding:
- a CDS encoding DDE-type integrase/transposase/recombinase yields the protein MISRNRTPSRYVYYGLHLYFSGLSLRKASERLSQMYKRNHVSIWNWIQKYRPQKLKASRRRILEYIVDETMLKVGSEYIWLWVAIEPANRQILALSISKERNMFVAERYLSNLIKVHGKHPVSTDGGTWYPMACQFLKLDHHIHSSYEKSVIERTMQYIKDRTESFDDYFPCRVKNCKLKHVHNWLRLFIDYHNREIKHVN from the coding sequence ATGATTAGCAGAAACAGAACACCTTCAAGGTATGTGTATTATGGCTTACATTTGTACTTTTCAGGTTTATCTTTAAGAAAAGCCTCGGAAAGATTGTCTCAGATGTATAAAAGAAACCATGTCTCCATCTGGAATTGGATTCAAAAATACAGGCCTCAAAAATTGAAAGCATCAAGAAGAAGAATTCTAGAATATATTGTAGACGAGACAATGTTGAAGGTAGGGTCAGAATACATCTGGCTTTGGGTGGCGATAGAGCCTGCAAACAGACAGATCCTCGCACTTTCTATATCCAAAGAGAGAAACATGTTTGTTGCAGAAAGATATCTTTCTAATTTGATCAAAGTTCATGGAAAGCACCCAGTTTCTACAGATGGTGGGACTTGGTATCCCATGGCTTGTCAGTTTCTCAAACTCGATCACCATATTCATTCCTCTTACGAGAAAAGTGTAATCGAAAGAACGATGCAATATATCAAGGATAGAACCGAAAGTTTCGATGACTATTTTCCTTGCAGAGTAAAGAATTGTAAGTTGAAGCATGTACACAATTGGTTGCGGTTATTTATTGACTATCATAACAGAGAAATAAAACATGTTAACTGA